In Devosia beringensis, a single window of DNA contains:
- a CDS encoding ABC transporter permease yields MSRLMGWMRIALLDLRGDARRFIILLACLALGVGAIAAVLSVGAALQSAVDRDARVILGGDIEVRSRGTDITPEQRAAIDELGQTARVLDLNARASGNDASLLLSLRAVSDSYPLLGAVTLGPEATGSALAELTAMRDGLPGAVVDPRALDRLDLALGDTMRIGNADFVIRATLLGVPDQAAQGFQLGIPAIIADSALAGAGLNQAGVLSRYGYKVMLQDGDADAAITALDAQFPDADWDLRRPADAAANLKRFFDLFARFLTLVGLSSLLVGGVGVSNAVAAYIAERRTSIATMRSLGATSARIMVHFLTQILVLSLAGVLLGVLLGAVTSLVALPVLSGMLAIDLPPTLDGVALLTAAGFGLLIGFAFALLPLRSAQKLKPAELFRAPAGADTPMGWRDLAQWRTAVPLAAALAAIAGLAVLTTGAPCLVLWYAAGAALAFGLLRLAAWLLQAGLRRLPPLPNATLRQAIKAIHRPGAAAPVVVLSLGLGLALLLMITLLDQNLRAQIDGAVADDAPAFVLLDMPREQLPLVEAFAAADPGIETLATIPMLRGTIESIKGTPTAELGPVPDDIADLFEGDTALSWARTLPEGSTVTDGAWWASDYAGAPLVSLSTELREPLDLSVGDQLTISIAGRPIEVTIASFRAIDWRAGGLNFRLLFSPGVVESAPQTIMGSIDVVDGAAPAVESRLSQAFPKLSFLPVGDALQRIDDILSSLANAVALVGSLAVISGVLVLAGAMTVGRRQREADAVVMKVLGATRRDVVVAFLVEYGVLGLLAALMGAALGMSAAWAILTFVMDIPFAPNLLTVAAVVVGAVVVTIATGVVTTWSAMSVRPARQLRADAA; encoded by the coding sequence ATGAGCCGCCTGATGGGCTGGATGCGCATCGCCCTGCTCGACCTGCGCGGCGATGCGAGGCGGTTCATCATTCTGCTGGCCTGCCTCGCTTTGGGCGTCGGCGCCATCGCCGCAGTCCTGTCGGTCGGCGCGGCGCTACAGTCGGCCGTCGATCGCGACGCCCGGGTGATCCTGGGCGGCGATATCGAGGTGCGCAGTCGCGGCACCGACATCACCCCCGAACAGCGCGCCGCGATAGACGAGCTTGGCCAGACGGCCCGGGTGCTCGACCTCAATGCCCGCGCCAGCGGCAATGACGCCAGCCTGCTGCTCAGCCTGCGTGCCGTCAGCGACAGCTACCCCTTGCTGGGCGCGGTGACGCTGGGGCCCGAGGCGACCGGCAGCGCCCTGGCGGAACTGACCGCGATGCGGGACGGCTTGCCGGGCGCGGTGGTCGATCCGCGGGCGCTCGACCGCCTGGACCTGGCGCTGGGCGACACCATGCGCATCGGCAATGCCGATTTTGTCATCCGCGCCACGCTGCTCGGCGTGCCTGACCAGGCGGCGCAGGGCTTTCAGCTCGGCATCCCCGCCATCATCGCCGATTCTGCCCTGGCCGGGGCGGGCCTGAACCAGGCCGGCGTGCTCAGCCGCTATGGCTACAAGGTCATGCTGCAGGACGGCGACGCCGATGCTGCCATCACGGCGCTTGATGCCCAATTCCCCGACGCCGACTGGGATCTGCGCCGGCCTGCCGATGCGGCCGCCAATCTCAAGCGCTTCTTCGACCTCTTCGCCCGCTTCCTGACGCTGGTCGGGCTCTCGTCCCTGCTGGTGGGGGGTGTCGGCGTCTCCAATGCCGTGGCCGCCTACATTGCCGAGCGGCGGACCTCGATCGCCACCATGCGCAGCCTGGGCGCCACCAGCGCCCGCATCATGGTGCATTTCCTCACCCAGATCTTGGTCTTGTCGCTGGCCGGCGTGCTGCTGGGCGTGCTGCTGGGCGCCGTGACCAGCCTTGTGGCACTGCCGGTTCTGTCGGGCATGTTGGCCATCGACCTGCCGCCGACCCTTGATGGGGTAGCCTTGCTGACGGCTGCCGGCTTCGGCCTGCTGATCGGCTTTGCCTTCGCCTTGCTGCCGCTGCGCAGCGCGCAAAAGCTCAAGCCGGCCGAACTGTTTCGTGCACCTGCCGGCGCCGACACGCCCATGGGCTGGCGCGACCTGGCCCAGTGGCGCACCGCCGTTCCGCTGGCCGCAGCGCTGGCGGCCATTGCCGGCCTGGCAGTCTTGACCACTGGCGCGCCATGTCTGGTGCTCTGGTATGCGGCGGGCGCCGCACTCGCCTTTGGCCTGCTGCGCCTGGCCGCCTGGCTGCTGCAGGCGGGGTTGCGGCGCCTGCCGCCTCTGCCCAATGCCACGCTGCGCCAGGCCATCAAGGCGATCCACCGTCCCGGTGCAGCGGCCCCCGTCGTGGTACTGTCGCTCGGGCTGGGCCTGGCCCTGCTGCTGATGATCACGCTGCTCGACCAGAACCTGCGCGCCCAGATCGATGGGGCCGTCGCCGACGATGCCCCGGCCTTCGTGCTGCTCGACATGCCCCGCGAGCAACTGCCGCTGGTCGAGGCCTTTGCCGCCGCTGACCCCGGCATCGAAACCCTCGCGACCATCCCCATGCTGCGCGGCACCATCGAGTCGATCAAGGGAACGCCCACGGCCGAGCTCGGCCCGGTGCCAGACGACATTGCCGACCTCTTCGAGGGCGACACGGCCCTGAGCTGGGCCCGCACCCTGCCGGAGGGGTCAACGGTCACCGACGGCGCCTGGTGGGCATCCGACTATGCCGGCGCGCCGCTGGTATCGCTCAGTACCGAATTGCGCGAACCGCTGGACCTGTCGGTGGGCGACCAGCTGACGATCAGCATCGCGGGTCGGCCAATCGAAGTTACGATTGCCAGTTTCCGGGCCATCGACTGGCGCGCCGGCGGGCTGAACTTCCGTCTGCTGTTCTCTCCCGGCGTGGTCGAAAGCGCGCCGCAGACCATCATGGGCAGCATTGACGTTGTCGACGGGGCGGCGCCAGCGGTGGAAAGCCGGCTGAGCCAGGCCTTCCCGAAGCTGAGCTTTCTGCCCGTGGGCGATGCTCTCCAACGCATCGACGACATCCTGTCCAGCCTTGCCAATGCCGTTGCCCTGGTGGGTAGCCTCGCCGTGATATCGGGCGTGCTGGTGCTTGCCGGCGCCATGACCGTCGGTCGCCGGCAGCGCGAGGCCGATGCCGTGGTCATGAAGGTGCTGGGCGCCACCCGCCGCGACGTGGTGGTCGCCTTCCTCGTCGAATATGGCGTGCTCGGCCTGCTCGCCGCCCTCATGGGCGCCGCCCTTGGCATGTCTGCGGCCTGGGCCATCCTGACCTTTGTCATGGACATTCCCTTTGCGCCCAATCTGCTGACGGTGGCTGCGGTCGTTGTCGGCGCCGTTGTGGTGACCATCGCCACCGGTGTGGTGACAACCTGGTCGGCGATGTCGGTGCGGCCCGCCCGCCAGCTGCGCGCGGACGCCGCCTAG
- a CDS encoding ABC transporter ATP-binding protein: MNLHLQSGATPLHILKDIEFSIDPGEVVAVVGPSGSGKTSLLMVLGGLEQATDGSVTVAGTAVTGRGEDELAIFRRQNLGILFQNFHLIPSMTALENVALALEIAESGRSYAQIMAAATAALSAVGLADRLDHRPSALSGGEQQRVGLARAIVNRPKLLLADEPTGNLDQDTGARVIDMMFALARDNGTAVFLITHDPALARRADRVLAMNHGRLSPVIQGVPA; encoded by the coding sequence ATGAACCTGCACCTGCAGTCGGGGGCGACGCCGCTCCATATCCTCAAGGATATCGAGTTCAGCATCGATCCGGGCGAGGTCGTCGCCGTGGTCGGCCCGTCGGGCAGCGGCAAGACCTCACTGCTCATGGTACTGGGCGGGCTCGAACAGGCAACTGACGGTAGCGTGACCGTCGCCGGTACCGCCGTCACCGGCCGCGGCGAGGACGAACTGGCGATTTTCCGCCGGCAGAACCTGGGCATCCTGTTCCAGAACTTTCACCTGATTCCCTCCATGACCGCGCTGGAGAATGTGGCGCTGGCGCTCGAGATCGCCGAGAGCGGCCGTTCCTATGCCCAGATCATGGCCGCTGCCACCGCCGCGCTGAGCGCAGTCGGGCTCGCCGACCGCCTCGATCACCGGCCGAGCGCGCTGTCAGGCGGCGAACAGCAGCGCGTCGGGCTGGCCCGCGCCATCGTCAACCGCCCCAAGCTGCTGCTGGCCGACGAGCCGACCGGCAATCTCGACCAGGATACCGGCGCCCGGGTCATTGACATGATGTTCGCCCTGGCGCGGGACAATGGCACCGCGGTCTTCCTCATCACCCATGATCCGGCTCTGGCCCGGCGCGCCGACCGCGTGCTGGCCATGAATCACGGCCGGCTGTCTCCGGTTATCCAGGGCGTCCCGGCATGA
- a CDS encoding arylesterase — MLYGDSLMAGLGLSEQDGFAGRLQAELGDEVTIVNASVSGDTSADGLARLDWSLGERPDAVVLELGANDMLQGLDVAAMRRNLTTMLERFAAEGIPVLLVGMRASPSLGSDYVQEYEAVFPELARQFDTAFYPFFLDGVVTDASLNQADGMHPNAAGVSRIVQSILPSVSALLKSAASGLEPGRRHCGLFGQR; from the coding sequence ATGCTTTATGGCGATTCTCTGATGGCCGGCCTGGGTCTTTCCGAACAGGATGGCTTTGCCGGCCGCCTGCAGGCGGAGCTGGGCGACGAAGTGACCATCGTCAATGCCAGCGTGTCCGGCGATACCTCGGCCGATGGCCTCGCGCGGCTCGACTGGTCGCTGGGCGAGCGACCCGATGCCGTGGTGCTCGAGCTGGGGGCCAATGACATGCTGCAGGGCCTGGACGTGGCTGCGATGCGCCGCAATCTGACGACCATGCTGGAGCGCTTCGCCGCCGAGGGCATTCCCGTGCTGCTGGTGGGCATGCGGGCCAGCCCGAGTCTCGGCAGTGACTATGTGCAGGAATATGAGGCGGTGTTTCCCGAACTGGCCAGGCAGTTCGATACGGCATTTTACCCGTTCTTCCTGGATGGGGTGGTCACCGATGCAAGCCTGAACCAGGCCGACGGCATGCATCCCAATGCGGCCGGCGTCAGCAGAATCGTCCAGTCCATCCTGCCCTCGGTCAGCGCGCTGCTGAAATCTGCCGCTAGTGGCCTAGAGCCCGGCCGGCGGCATTGCGGGCTGTTCGGCCAGCGGTAG
- a CDS encoding MFS transporter: MSDLVIRRGTAAFWRANIAFFLSAFAVFASLYSVQPLLPIFATEFGLDAGASSLALSATTATLAVALLLASWVSDRIGRKTLMVWAVLLTAVLGLLLPWAPDWGWLIAIRTLMGLTLSGLPAVAMVYLAEEIEPEALGFSMGLYIGGTAIGGMAGRLVSGVLADWLGWRPALAVLGVAVALAALVVVWLLPPPRHSSRSPLRVGELVRRLRLQFTDPGLPWLFASAFLLMGSFVTLYNYAGFRLALPPFSLSHSAIAAIFIVYLLGSLSSAFAGGLAQRLGRRKVYWATVVIMALGVALTAVPSTLVIILGLAIATIGYFAAHGIASAWVARRAVIGRAQATAIYLFAYYLGSSVLGTIGGYAWTAWGWNGVMLVSGGAMLLALLVAFRLIRLARLPLAEQPAMPPAGL; encoded by the coding sequence TTGTCTGATCTGGTGATCCGCCGGGGTACGGCGGCATTCTGGCGCGCCAATATCGCGTTTTTTCTCTCGGCTTTTGCGGTCTTTGCCTCGCTCTATTCGGTGCAGCCCCTGCTGCCGATCTTTGCCACCGAGTTCGGGCTTGATGCCGGGGCGAGCTCGCTGGCCCTGTCGGCCACCACCGCCACCCTGGCCGTGGCCCTGCTGCTGGCCAGCTGGGTCTCGGACCGTATCGGCCGCAAGACGCTGATGGTCTGGGCTGTCCTGCTCACCGCCGTGCTGGGATTGCTGCTGCCATGGGCGCCCGATTGGGGGTGGCTGATCGCCATCCGCACCCTGATGGGCCTGACCCTGTCCGGCCTGCCGGCAGTGGCCATGGTCTATCTGGCCGAGGAAATCGAGCCTGAGGCCTTGGGCTTTTCCATGGGGCTTTATATCGGCGGCACCGCCATTGGCGGCATGGCCGGGCGCCTGGTCAGCGGCGTGCTGGCCGACTGGCTGGGATGGAGGCCCGCTCTGGCCGTGCTCGGCGTGGCCGTGGCTCTCGCGGCCCTGGTCGTGGTCTGGCTGCTGCCGCCGCCGCGCCATTCCTCCCGCAGCCCGCTACGCGTGGGCGAACTGGTCCGGCGGCTCCGCCTGCAGTTTACCGATCCGGGACTGCCCTGGCTGTTCGCCTCGGCATTCCTGCTGATGGGCAGTTTCGTCACCCTCTACAATTATGCCGGCTTCCGGCTGGCTTTGCCGCCCTTTTCGCTCAGCCATTCGGCCATCGCCGCCATCTTCATCGTCTACCTGCTGGGCAGCCTGAGCTCGGCCTTTGCCGGTGGGCTGGCGCAGCGCCTGGGGCGGCGCAAGGTCTATTGGGCCACCGTGGTAATCATGGCCCTGGGCGTGGCGCTGACCGCCGTGCCGTCGACACTCGTCATCATCCTGGGTCTGGCCATTGCCACCATCGGCTATTTCGCCGCCCATGGCATTGCCAGCGCCTGGGTGGCGCGCCGGGCCGTGATCGGTCGGGCCCAGGCAACCGCGATCTATCTCTTTGCCTATTACCTCGGCTCGTCTGTCCTGGGCACCATTGGCGGCTATGCCTGGACCGCCTGGGGCTGGAATGGCGTCATGCTGGTCAGCGGCGGCGCCATGCTGCTGGCTCTGCTGGTCGCCTTCCGCCTCATCCGCCTGGCCCGGCTACCGCTGGCCGAACAGCCCGCAATGCCGCCGGCCGGGCTCTAG
- a CDS encoding tripartite tricarboxylate transporter permease has protein sequence MDMIAALSLGFSVALDPTNLLYCFIGVLLGTLVGVLPGIGPTATIAMLLPITFTLGPSTALIMLAGIYYGAQYGGSTTAILINLPGESSSAVTAIDGYQMAKQGRAGPALATAALGSFFAGTVGTLLLAFFAPPLARAALNFGAPEYFALIVLGLLVSIALAHGSILKALAMIVLGLLLGMVGQDIYTGQPRFTFGVRELYSGLNFVSVAVGIFGVAEILRNLENEKNRDVMVKAVKNLWLTKDDFRRIIGPVLRGTGLGAVLGILPGGGHILASFASYSAEKRLSKTPEQFGKGAIEGVAGPESANNAAAQTSFIPLMTLGIPAHPVMALMVGAFILQGITPGPNVINDQPALFWGIIASMWIGNVMLVLLNLPLVGLWVKMLSIPYRALFPAIVLFACIGCFSINQNIFDIYAIAFFGILGYVLIRFGCEPAPLLLGFVLGPLLEEHLRRAMIISRGDPTIFVTRPISATLLGLAVLAVVIAVLPSIRKKRQEVFVEED, from the coding sequence ATGGATATGATTGCCGCGCTGAGCCTTGGCTTTTCGGTCGCGCTTGACCCGACCAACCTGCTCTATTGTTTCATCGGCGTGCTGCTCGGCACCCTGGTGGGCGTATTGCCCGGCATCGGGCCGACCGCCACCATCGCCATGCTGCTGCCCATCACCTTTACGCTGGGACCATCGACGGCACTGATCATGCTGGCCGGCATCTATTACGGCGCCCAGTATGGCGGCTCGACCACGGCCATCCTGATCAACCTGCCGGGGGAAAGCTCCTCGGCGGTGACGGCCATTGACGGCTACCAGATGGCCAAGCAGGGCAGGGCCGGGCCGGCCCTCGCAACCGCCGCGCTCGGCTCGTTCTTTGCCGGCACGGTGGGCACGCTACTGCTGGCCTTCTTCGCCCCGCCGCTGGCGCGGGCAGCCTTGAACTTCGGCGCGCCGGAATATTTCGCGCTGATCGTGCTGGGCCTGCTGGTCTCTATCGCGTTGGCCCATGGCTCCATCCTCAAGGCACTGGCGATGATCGTGCTGGGCCTGCTGCTCGGCATGGTGGGGCAGGACATCTATACCGGCCAGCCGCGCTTCACCTTCGGGGTGCGCGAGCTCTATTCGGGGCTCAACTTCGTTTCGGTGGCCGTGGGCATTTTCGGCGTTGCCGAAATCCTGCGCAATCTCGAGAACGAGAAGAACCGCGACGTCATGGTCAAGGCGGTCAAGAACCTCTGGCTGACCAAGGATGACTTCCGGCGCATCATCGGGCCGGTGCTGCGCGGCACCGGGCTCGGCGCCGTGCTGGGCATCCTGCCCGGCGGCGGGCATATCCTGGCCTCGTTCGCCTCCTATTCCGCCGAAAAGCGGCTGAGCAAGACGCCCGAGCAGTTCGGCAAGGGCGCCATCGAGGGCGTGGCGGGACCGGAATCGGCCAATAATGCCGCGGCGCAGACCTCGTTCATCCCGCTGATGACGCTGGGCATTCCCGCCCATCCGGTGATGGCGCTTATGGTGGGGGCGTTCATTCTGCAGGGCATCACCCCCGGCCCCAATGTCATCAACGACCAGCCGGCTTTGTTCTGGGGCATCATCGCCTCGATGTGGATCGGCAATGTCATGCTGGTGCTGCTCAACCTGCCGCTGGTCGGGCTATGGGTGAAGATGCTCTCGATCCCCTATCGGGCGCTGTTTCCGGCCATCGTGCTGTTCGCCTGCATCGGCTGCTTCTCGATCAACCAGAATATCTTCGACATCTATGCCATCGCCTTTTTCGGCATCCTCGGCTACGTGCTGATCCGCTTCGGCTGCGAACCGGCCCCGCTCCTGCTCGGCTTCGTGCTCGGGCCTCTGCTGGAAGAGCATCTGCGGCGGGCGATGATCATCTCGCGCGGCGATCCGACGATCTTCGTGACGCGGCCGATCTCGGCCACCCTGCTGGGCCTGGCCGTGTTGGCCGTGGTCATCGCCGTGCTGCCCAGCATTCGCAAGAAGCGCCAGGAAGTGTTCGTCGAAGAGGATTGA
- a CDS encoding tripartite tricarboxylate transporter TctB family protein yields the protein MAINASTKELVSGGLFAAFGAYFVAESLNYEVGTAFRMGPGFMPLLLGGVLVLLGLGVAASGLKKPDIELRDPVAWRGIILISGVIVFFAVAIRGLGFVPVVVISAFTTAMASRMNSPLFAALLATGLTVMCGLIFKIGLGFQVPWFGPWLGL from the coding sequence ATGGCCATCAATGCTTCGACCAAGGAGCTCGTGTCGGGTGGGCTGTTTGCCGCCTTCGGCGCCTACTTCGTCGCTGAATCGCTCAACTATGAGGTCGGCACCGCCTTCCGCATGGGGCCTGGCTTCATGCCCTTGCTGCTCGGAGGCGTGCTGGTGCTGCTGGGCCTCGGCGTGGCGGCCAGCGGGCTGAAGAAGCCCGATATCGAGCTGCGCGACCCGGTGGCCTGGCGCGGCATCATCCTGATCTCGGGGGTCATCGTCTTCTTCGCCGTCGCCATTCGCGGCCTGGGTTTCGTGCCGGTGGTGGTGATTTCCGCCTTCACCACGGCCATGGCCAGCCGGATGAATTCGCCCCTGTTCGCCGCCTTGCTGGCGACCGGGCTCACCGTCATGTGCGGGCTGATCTTCAAGATCGGGCTCGGCTTCCAGGTGCCCTGGTTCGGCCCCTGGCTCGGCCTGTAG
- a CDS encoding tripartite tricarboxylate transporter substrate-binding protein, translated as MKKTLLTLATGVALAGMTFAGTAIAQDYPSKPITVVVPFAAGGPTDTVARLVAEVMSQDLGQQVVIQNVGGAGGTLGAGQVATASNDGYTLLLHHIGMSTAPTLYRSLPYDPTVDFATIGLVTSVPMTLVARKDFEPSTMAELIAYVQAEGENITYAHAGIGSASQLCGMLFMDAVDAQMTTVPYQGSGPAMTDIIGGQVDLICDQTTNTTSQIQAGEVKAYGVTSAERLGNLPDLATTAEGGLELEIGVWHGLYAPAGTDAAIIARLETALQAALANETVISRFAELGTVPVAAAEATPAALTETLTSQIALWKGVIEAAGVYAD; from the coding sequence ATGAAAAAGACCCTACTCACCCTGGCCACGGGCGTCGCGCTTGCGGGCATGACCTTTGCCGGCACGGCCATAGCGCAGGATTACCCCAGCAAACCCATCACCGTGGTGGTCCCCTTCGCCGCCGGCGGTCCCACCGATACAGTGGCCCGCCTCGTCGCCGAAGTGATGAGCCAGGACCTCGGCCAGCAGGTGGTGATCCAGAATGTCGGCGGCGCCGGCGGCACGCTGGGTGCCGGCCAGGTCGCGACGGCCAGCAATGACGGCTATACGCTGCTGCTGCACCATATCGGTATGTCCACGGCGCCGACGCTCTATCGCAGCCTGCCTTACGATCCGACCGTGGATTTTGCCACTATCGGTCTCGTCACCTCGGTGCCGATGACGCTGGTTGCCCGCAAGGATTTCGAGCCGTCGACGATGGCCGAGCTGATCGCCTATGTGCAGGCGGAAGGCGAGAACATCACCTATGCCCATGCCGGCATCGGTTCGGCCAGCCAGCTCTGCGGCATGCTGTTCATGGATGCGGTGGATGCGCAGATGACCACGGTGCCCTATCAGGGCTCGGGCCCAGCCATGACCGACATCATCGGCGGCCAGGTGGACCTGATCTGCGACCAGACCACCAATACCACCAGCCAGATCCAGGCCGGCGAAGTCAAAGCCTATGGCGTGACCTCGGCCGAGCGCCTGGGCAATCTGCCCGACCTGGCCACCACGGCCGAAGGCGGCCTTGAGCTCGAGATCGGCGTCTGGCACGGACTCTATGCGCCGGCCGGCACCGATGCCGCGATCATTGCCCGGCTTGAGACCGCCCTGCAGGCGGCCCTGGCCAATGAGACGGTGATCAGCCGCTTTGCCGAACTCGGCACCGTTCCGGTCGCCGCGGCAGAAGCGACCCCGGCCGCCCTGACCGAAACGCTCACCAGCCAGATTGCGCTCTGGAAGGGCGTCATAGAGGCCGCCGGCGTTTACGCGGACTGA
- a CDS encoding ATP-binding protein — translation MASRFGFRDLLNRRQLILAFVALAAIMLTGWAAFEIALAGAIANAGQQSDRRLALFDRTLEAIIERFHYLPSSIALAEEARSVLEDPADPDRREAANGFLSKLNETAGAGELFIMDPDGAVVAASNWWAYDSFVGENLSYRPYFEEAIVDGDAKFYAVGSVTGVAGYFLARRIDGPDGPLGVAVTKINLGEIEANWWRSGELIVIVDVNNVTILSTRPDWRYRPLATLDPGAASRIADQRRYGQAGMIAAPVATAVWPSRGTQFALLTGEDSETSGYFILDELRLPTHQWRIVAFTPTGPLFRAAWTAAAAAALAAAASLLIVLLLVQRRRIVAQRLAEHDRLELRVAERTEDLHIANEALREEIADRIRAEKAERAAQHGLVQAAKLASLGQALAGVAHEVSQPIAALRMQTASAKLLARGKGPELLDLLGAMEGVLGRLTALTGHLKTFARRETEISIRSDVVHIVHNAVELAGHLTEAGQIVIALDAPDAPLLVIGNPVHIEQVLINLISNAADAMEGVDHPLLTIAVAQREQSVVLSLSDVGTGIDPAVVETLFDPFVTTKQPGKGLGLGLSISWGLIRDMGGRILVESTPGAGTTFTVVLPLAPSETRLEFEPA, via the coding sequence TTGGCCAGTCGCTTCGGCTTTCGTGACCTGCTCAATCGCCGCCAGCTGATCCTGGCCTTCGTGGCGCTGGCTGCCATTATGCTGACCGGCTGGGCCGCCTTCGAAATCGCCCTGGCCGGCGCCATTGCCAATGCGGGCCAGCAATCGGACCGGCGGCTGGCCCTGTTCGACCGCACGCTCGAGGCCATCATCGAGCGCTTTCACTACCTGCCCTCAAGCATCGCGCTGGCCGAAGAGGCGCGCTCCGTCCTCGAAGACCCGGCGGACCCGGACCGGCGCGAGGCCGCCAATGGCTTTCTGTCCAAGCTCAACGAAACGGCGGGCGCTGGCGAGCTCTTCATCATGGACCCCGACGGCGCCGTGGTGGCTGCCTCCAACTGGTGGGCCTATGACAGCTTTGTCGGAGAGAACCTGAGCTATCGCCCCTATTTCGAGGAGGCGATCGTCGATGGTGACGCCAAATTCTATGCCGTGGGCTCGGTGACCGGGGTCGCCGGCTATTTCCTCGCCCGCCGCATCGACGGGCCCGATGGTCCGCTTGGTGTCGCGGTGACAAAGATCAATCTCGGCGAGATCGAAGCCAATTGGTGGCGCTCGGGCGAGCTGATTGTCATCGTCGACGTCAACAATGTCACCATCCTGTCGACCCGGCCGGACTGGCGCTATCGTCCGCTCGCCACGCTCGATCCGGGGGCGGCCAGCCGCATTGCCGACCAGCGGCGCTATGGCCAAGCCGGCATGATCGCCGCCCCCGTGGCCACCGCTGTCTGGCCGTCGCGCGGCACCCAGTTCGCCCTGCTCACCGGCGAGGACAGCGAGACCTCGGGCTATTTCATCCTCGACGAACTGCGCCTGCCCACCCATCAATGGCGCATCGTCGCCTTCACGCCGACCGGACCGCTGTTCCGCGCCGCCTGGACGGCCGCGGCAGCGGCGGCGCTTGCCGCGGCGGCCAGCCTGCTCATCGTGCTGCTGCTGGTGCAGCGGCGGCGCATCGTCGCCCAGCGCCTGGCCGAGCATGACCGGCTGGAGCTGCGGGTGGCCGAGCGCACCGAAGACCTGCACATTGCCAATGAGGCACTGCGCGAGGAAATCGCCGACCGCATCCGCGCCGAAAAGGCCGAGCGGGCGGCCCAGCATGGCCTGGTGCAGGCGGCCAAGCTGGCCAGCCTGGGCCAGGCCCTGGCTGGGGTGGCGCACGAGGTCAGCCAGCCGATCGCCGCCCTGCGCATGCAGACCGCCAGCGCCAAGCTGCTGGCCCGCGGCAAGGGGCCCGAGCTGCTGGACTTGCTGGGCGCCATGGAAGGCGTGCTCGGTCGGCTGACCGCGCTGACGGGGCATCTGAAAACCTTTGCCCGGCGGGAAACCGAGATATCGATCCGCAGCGATGTCGTTCATATCGTGCACAATGCCGTGGAACTGGCAGGCCATCTGACCGAGGCGGGGCAGATCGTCATCGCGCTGGACGCGCCGGACGCCCCGCTGCTGGTCATCGGCAATCCGGTGCATATCGAGCAGGTGCTGATCAATCTCATCAGCAATGCGGCCGATGCCATGGAGGGGGTCGATCATCCGCTCCTCACCATTGCCGTCGCGCAGCGCGAGCAGAGCGTGGTGCTCAGCCTCAGCGATGTCGGCACAGGCATCGATCCGGCCGTCGTCGAGACGCTGTTCGACCCCTTCGTCACCACCAAGCAGCCGGGCAAGGGCCTGGGCCTGGGCCTGTCGATTTCCTGGGGCCTGATCCGGGACATGGGTGGCCGCATCCTTGTCGAGAGCACACCCGGCGCCGGCACCACCTTCACCGTGGTGCTGCCGCTGGCGCCGAGCGAAACACGTCTGGAGTTCGAACCCGCATGA